AAAGTTCAGGGTGATGTCACCGGGCATTTCGGCAAGCTGCAGTCACAGTCCCAGATGTCCGGCGAGCCAAGCTTTTCGGATGACGTAGCCGGGCATTTCAACATGGTGTCGTTGCGGGCGTGAGTCTCCTGTGCTCTGCTGCCGCCGCAAATAAATCTCTGAAACCTTTGTTTGTTAACGTACGAGTGCTTTTTCACCTGGCAAAGCACAACCCTCCTCTGGCTTTCAGAAGAACCTTCTTTGTAATTCACGCTAATCAAATACTCGATTATGTGGTTGCTTTTGCACAATACTGCAGTATACTGTTGTAGCCCTCCACTTGTTCATCACACGAtataaattttcagatttggggtcaaaactTTGCTGGTGATTTTTTGGTTCAAAATGACACGGATTGGATTACAGAAGACATTTTGTCAGTGCGGAAAAGGTATACAACCGTTATTTTGAGATTAATTGAGAATTTTGTGCGTTTGGATTTTTTGTCGCAAATTTAAAAGAACGTCATGCCGGCATTggaaaattttcagatttggtgTCAAAAATAATTCTGGTGATTtaatggttccaaatgatacacaACAGACTATTGAAGACATTTTTTCAGTGCGGAAAAGGTATacaaccattattttgagattAATTGGgaatttgtgagtttggatttttgtcaaaattttgtgagtttggatttttgtcaaaattttaaaaatctgtcATGCTTGGCATGGtcaaatttttcagatttggggtcaaaaaaaatttggtgattttatggttccaaatgatacagaacagtCTGCTGAAGACATTTATTAGTGAGAAATAGGTATacaaccattattttgagatttattgagaattttgagAGTTTGGATTTTGGTCGAAAATTTATAAAATCTGCCATGCCAGTATGGTCAACTTTTCAGATTTGGTGTCCAAAATAATTCTGGTgtttttatggttccaaatgatataGAACAGACTACTATttacattttatcagtgtggactgagtttggatttttggtcgaaaattaaaaaaattcttccATGCAGGCATATGGTCAAATTTTTTGATTTGGGGTCAACAATTTTctggtgattttatggtttgaAATGATACAGATCGgcagacattttatcagtgcggaacAACCATAATTTTCAGATTTATTGAAAATTTTGTGCGTTTGGATTTTTGGTattaaaagatttaaaaaatctgccatgccgacatggtcaaattttcagatttggggtcaaaactTTTCCAAATGAGACAGAACGGACTACTGGCAAAGACATTTTGTCAGTGCAGAATATACAACCAAcattttgagatttattgacaaTTTGATGAGTTTGGATTTCTGgcccaaaatataaaaaaatctgcCACGTCATCGGAatggtcaaattttcagatttgggtcAAAATTTTTCTGGTGACCTTATGGTTCATATTGATACAGAATGGACTACTGAAGTAATTTTGTCAGTGCGGAATAGGTATataaacaacattttgagattTCTTGAGAGTtgtgtgagtttggatttttggtccaaaatttaaaaaatctgccatgcgattgagatttattgagaattttgcgGACAGTTGTTCTATCATACAAACATGTTTAAATGAAGGCAGTTGAATAGTCCTGTAGCCTGGTCAGTGTACTGGTGTAATTAATTAGAATAAGTTCAGGTAAgaattaaaactttgcatggtggaagtttaTTAAGGTCTTCTCCTGAATATCAGAGCAttctgattgaaacgttgagttgtcgaCCAATGGTTCGGTTGTTTTTAGAACCAACAATACTCAAATAGGATTTGAATTGAACTTCTTGTAGATGCCAACTCTCAGACACCATGCTACAACAAAATTGAATATTAAATCCAACAATGATTGTGGTTTGAATTGTTTCCCGCAGACCGCACCCAAACCCAAGCTGAAACATCCGATATTAACAGCGTCCAGCAGCCTTCTGAGACCAACAGAAGTCTACCCAGATGTAGAGACCATGCATGTATACCAAGACAAAGGTAGGTGGAAGGACAATGGAGGCGTTTTCATTatctcatttcatttattaacaCTGGTTGTTAAACCAAGGACTCTCATAAAAGCAAACTTAAACGCTGTACTtcccaagaacccaatggagagaagacaatggaagaagttttagatgtgggggAGGAAACCACAGAGAATAATTCCAGGGAATCCCCACGCAGTATTAAAGgtatggactgaaaacccaatccatagtGTGCCCccagcagtgttgtagccacggtgggcggtaaTGGGCGGACtctcaatttttgcccagcactcttgAGAAAAATACATTATGCTGCCCAGCACCGATTTtaaatattgtccactttgcattggtctgagacacagctaatgataaggagtGAGAAAGAACACTATccaaaggccattcaacttattgcatggccccatgACACAAACAGTTTTGAAACCTGGCCCCACTTTTAGCAATAATGgcccataattaaacatgaataatttggtTGATCTCCTTGCCCCTCGGTAGACTTCCAGCAACatttgatttattgcccaccactaaatttggtctagctacaaccctggcccccagttggatttgaacccggTCCCATACTAATCCGACTGctgattaattctggttgtgaagccaaggactctcagaaaactTTGTTTCAAGAGCTCCTCTGAGAGAGGTTTGTGGTTGGATTTCTCATAGTCTTCTGCCGACTCATGGCGCAGTAGTTAGGGCTTGAATTTGTGGtcaaatccacaagaccacaggtcGACCCAAATAGTTTTTGGTTACAGAAAGGTGAACCgtacataacatttacattaggttTCGGCTCTTGAAAAGATCTACATCTGAAACCAAGGTGCTCCCGAGTCATTCAGaatgactgcaacagtcgatcttccGTCTTCTAGCGCGCcaagtcgctcctaactgttcaAGACGTCAAATTTTTCATGTACTtcattcagaatttggtttgacgcgactctggagcacctgCCTGAAACGTGTGAAAAGTTTTAtatgaacattgaaatgtaaaaggcattttcttcttggagattgcctggaactggttaccttgtgtgacatggccctgaCATATTGACTGTCTTATTGTCACGTTACAGAAGAGTTTGAGCCGGTACCCCAAGAGGACTGTCTGAGTTCCTGCTTGGATAGACTTGCATCCCTGAGGGTTCCCTCCATGCCACACACACGGACAACTCTACCACACGGCAAACACACAGACTTCTCATCCCTACAGCTGGAGTCCAATGACAGATTGAGCCACAACACCATGCTAGGTAAGAAAATATTCTAGATTTTAAGACCAAGgcgtttgtttttaaaacacccCAGCGAAGGTTGCAACGCTTTTTCAAATAATCTTCCAATGTAAACTCATCTCAAGACAGGAATTTGCACCGGTgcgatgtaaaaaaaaaaatatgtgatcagggcccaatttcataaagctttgaagcagaaaataatttgttttctaagcaaaaaaataggggggcaccagttgcaactaTTCAAAcgttatggaattttggctggtccCCAGTttccgttaaaggcactgaacacctttggcaattgtcaaagaccagtattctcacttgctcaattggtggtcgaagttgcaagaaaatgatgaaagaaaaaaacacccttgttggacgaatttgtgtgctttcagataggaataaaagacttctagctagaagtcttttaatattttagtgagaaaattacctctttctcaaaaactacgttacttcagagggagtcgtttcccacaatgttttatactatcagcagctctccaatgctcgttaccaagtcagtttttaagttaatatttgttttgagtacttaccaaacatgtaccttccctttaggcAAGATTAttctgtgctcagcaagttttaatgctaccaggctttatgaaatttggctctgcATAGCGATAATGAACTTTGATTTTATTGTTTGCCTAGATTTCTCATCGAACAGCTTTGATGTGAACCTTCCGATAGACCTGAACTCCTGCCTTGACTTGCCTCCGTTAGACACAGTGTCCTTCATGGATATCAACAGCTTCAAACTGTGGGATGAGCAGAGCACTGACTTTACCACTCAGTAGCTCAGGATACAAGTAAGAAACAATCTCAATCATGCGTTGAAGCAGTTGTAGGGTATGCCCTGAACTTTTTCAGTAACGAGCCAGCACGACAAGATGGCTTTTCACTGGTCTCCTAGCTTCTCTCTGGGACAGGTCTGTATGCttccttataaaaaaaacgaaggaagggcaccaaggaattttctccttgataaagggcaccgtatgaggaaattgtacaccCTATAAGGATATttcttcggggggggggggggggggggggcatggaggcaatcgccttcgtggAGTATGAGGCCTGCTGGAACTTTATCTAACTGTTTAACTCATTTGCACGGGACCCAGTATAAACCATACAAATAATCAGTGCAGTCAGGGGTTTACTGTAGCATTTGGAAGCAATGAACTAAACTGGTAGGAACACTTGAACTTAACTTGGACTTGTTCCCTGAAGTTAAAGCTAACATTTTGCCAACGGACCACTGTTTAGGGAGAAATGCAACTTTAACCAAGTTGGTCTGGATAATAGCAAAGGGTTTTAtttttcgaaaagggcctttgtatttatatattttttccatGCCACCaagcatttaaaattaaaaatgtagtCGCCAACATCTTTCCTCCAGATTTGCATTCACAGTTATCCTTAAAAAATGTGTGTACAAGTGTGTAGACTGATCTTCAAAGCTGCTCTCATTGCTTGTAGAGACATACTCTTTAGGATAGATTGTGTTTTCCTCCATTCTTATAGTCAATAATTTTCTAATACTTGTgtaaatttaaatgtatttcGGTAACATAATTGTATATGTGAGGGTAGAAGTGTTTTTAGGTTGGATTTTTGTTTGCACGTTTGTAgaataaacttgtttttttttgtagaattGAATCTAGCATTTGTTGCTGCTCAATGACTGTTGTCTGGTGTTAAACTTAACGGACTCAACACTTTGGCGGAATAATACACATGAGTATCTCGATATATATTGCTTCAAGTGGGACTAATTTCTTGTCAGAATGTTAAAATTACTTTCTCaaattttgtgcattttagggcaaaatttgataaattatcAAGGCTTGTGCATTTAAGGGCAAAAGTGATAAATTTTGGTGGCAAAATTCATAAACATACAAGGCTACACagtcttgtgcattttagggcaaaatttataaattgtagggcaaaatttgataaatacgcaaggatATAGGATTgagcattttagggcaaaaatttgataaatacacaaggctatcgGCTTGtgtattttagggcaaaattggattaattttagggggaaaatttgataaatacacaaggctataggcttgggcattttagggcaaatttgataaatacacaaggcttgtgcattttagggcaaaatttgataaatacacaaggctataggcttgtgcattttagggcaaaccTGATAAATTGTAGGGCAAAACTTGATAAATACGATAGGCTGTAGGCTTGCATTGCGTTTTAGGGCAAAAATTGATAACTTGtggggcaaaatttgataattggtaaggcaaaatttgataaaaacacaaggCTTAGGCTTGTGTATTTTAGGGCAAAGTCTTGTGTATtatagggcaaaatttgataaatacacaaggctataggcttgtgtattttaaggcaaaatttgataaatacacaagttttagggcaaaatttggtaaaaacaaggctataggcttgtgtATTTAAGGGCAAAACTTGATCAAATTTAGGGAAAAtatgataaaaacatatataaggcattttagggcaaaatttgaaaaatacacaaggctatataggcTTTTGTATTTTAAGGGCAAAACTTGATAAATTTTAgggtaaaatttgataaatacaccaggcattttagggcaaaatttgataaatacacaaggctatatagagcaaaatttaataaatacacaaggcttatataggcttgtgcattttagagaaaaatttgataaatacacaaggctataggcttgtgcattttaaagcaaaattggATTAATTTTAGggggaaaatttgataaatacacaaggctataggcttgggcattttagggcaaatttgataaatacacgaggcttgtgcattttagagcaaaatttgataaatacaaaaggctataggcttgtgcattttagagcaaaatttgataaatacacaaggctataggcttgtgcattttagagcaaaatttgataaatacacaaggctataggcttgtgcattttagggcaaaatttgataaaaacacaaggctataggcttgtgtATTTTAGGGCAAAGTCTTGtgtattttagggcaaaatttgataaatacacaaggctatagtcttgtgcattttaagggcaaaatttgataaaaacacaaggctatataggcttgtgcattttagagcaaaatttgataaatacacaaggcttatataggcttgtgcattttatagcaaaatttgataaatacacaaggctataggcttgtgcattttaaagcaaaatttgataaatacacaaggctataggcttgtgcattttagggcaaaatttgataatacacaaggcttatataggcttgtgcattttaaagcaaaatttgataaatacacaaggctataggcttgtgcattttagggcaaaatttgataaaaacacaaggctataggcttgtgtATTTTAGGGCAAAGTCTTGtgtattttagggcaaaatttgataaatacacaaggctatagtcttgtgcattttaaggcaaaatttgataatacacaaggcttatataggcttgtgcattttagagcaaaatttgataaatacacaaggctataggcttgtgcattttaaagcaaaatttgataaatacacaaggctataggcttgtgcATTtaagggcaaaatttgataaatacacaaggctataggcttgtgtATTTTAGGGCAAAGTCTTGTGTATTTTAGggcaaatttgataaatacacaagggctatagtcttgtgcattttaagcaaatttgattaaatacacaaggctataggcttgtgcattttaggcaaaatttgataaatacacaaggctataggcttgtgcattttagggcaaaatttgataatacacaagttttagggcaaaatttgaaaaatacacaaggctatagtcttgtgcattttagggcaaagtCTTGTGTATTatagggcaaaatttgaaaaatacacaaggctatagtcttgtgcattttagggcaaattgAAAAAAAGTCTTAGGTTGTGCATTTAgggcaaatttgaaaaatacacAATGCATAGGcttgtgcattttagggcaaagtCCTATGTATTAAGGGCAAAATTGAAAATCCACAAGGCTATCGgctgtgcattttagagcaaaatttgataaatacacaaggctataggcttgtgcATTtaagggcaaaatttgataaatacacaaggctataggcttgtgtATTTTAGGGCAAAGTCTTGtgtattttagggcaaaatttgataaatacacaaggctacagtcttgtgcattttaaggcaaaatttgataatacacaaggcttatataggcttgtgcattttagggcaaaatttgataaaaacacaaggctataggcttgtgtATTTTAGGGCAAAGTCTTGtgtattttagggcaaaatttgataaaaacacaaggctataggcttgtgtATTTTAGGGCAAAGTCTTGTGTATTatagggcaaaatttgaaaaatacacaaggctataggcttgtgcattttagggcaaaatttgataaacacaCAAGGCTATAGGTTTGTGCATTtaagggcaaaatttgataaaaacatataGGCCTGTGTATTTTAGGGCAAAGTCTTGtgtattttagggcaaaatttgataaatacacaaggctatagtcttgtgcatttta
The sequence above is drawn from the Asterias rubens chromosome 9, eAstRub1.3, whole genome shotgun sequence genome and encodes:
- the LOC117294907 gene encoding uncharacterized protein LOC117294907 — encoded protein: MTSHLVQAYVDKENTTSLAGNSNKNRISSLAGRQAVKTFSVGESPMVTPRRALGNLSNDAARLSGMNTSQKKPLKSASGGGGNRVFKKPLGSQAKTPGLSLRKPNIAAPSAQTAPKPKLKHPILTASSSLLRPTEVYPDVETMHVYQDKEEFEPVPQEDCLSSCLDRLASLRVPSMPHTRTTLPHGKHTDFSSLQLESNDRLSHNTMLDFSSNSFDVNLPIDLNSCLDLPPLDTVSFMDINSFKLWDEQSTDFTTQ